One Hydractinia symbiolongicarpus strain clone_291-10 chromosome 7, HSymV2.1, whole genome shotgun sequence genomic window, TACCGCACTCCGCGTAATAATACGTCTTAACAATGAGCCTTTTgtgttcaaaattaaattttaataaacatgaacaaaaagtaaaaatgtgtTTTCAGATAATCGAGGCACCTGCGAATTTGCTCGCAAGCGCTCCTTCGTAGAGAATTTtatattgtaaaataaaaacactactTTTACTACTGAAAGTTTTATAGTCTTTTCGacaatacatggaatcacattCCCAATATTTACTTGCGCGCGCACCTTAGTGATCACGTAATGCCTAATGCACACACATTTGGAGGTAAAAAGGTAAACTAAGCGGACATGGAGGAAAACggtcaaaacaaacaaaatccacAATAGAAATTTAGGTTTTAACATTTATTCACTATATGTTTTAACAATGCTTTACTagcacaattttattttaacattcacACAAATAAAACATGCATTCAAAGCTTGGCTTATTTCGCGTAACTCCCCGGTCACAGCATTTGTTGTCACTTTTATGCTTGTTTACAAAGTAATTTTCAGAAACAAATTAAGCAAAGTAGACATCTAATCTATGCTTTGAGAAAGCGATCTTTTGACTATAAAttcaaattatttcaaattattaaCATGTGCCTTTAGCGAACGGTACTTTGCAGAAGTACGACATCATTCGTACTTCTGCAAAGTACATAAACACTCGGGAATCGAACATTCcgtctctttttattttttcaaggaGTATTGGCTGTTTGTGTATCCTATAACACAGCAATTAGGcgatctctttcttttttttcgctGTGCTAGCCATTTTACAACACTAATGTTTTCGTTACCTCCATTTTTGCGCACGCATCTTTTTAGGATAGCATTACGTAATGTTATATGATGCGCGCGTATGAAAAACAAGATACTATGATTAagtgtattgtttttaacctaagACAACGAAATATAAATTATTAACCATACTGTTCAGCCTATGCCAGTGTAGACGCAATTTTAATAAGCCACAAACCAATAAAATCATcaagttttttataataaccGTTTTCTTTTGTATCAATCGGATAATTAGACACCATATtacttcaacaatacgttttTATTAAAGCATAACGAATTCTGTCACAACTAGCCACAGAAATCAGAGCTACTTAGCCACACGAGACACCTatcaatgtaaaaaaataatagacaAATTTTTAAAGAGATGTAAATTGTGAATATATAATACTAATTATCACCCTTATTTTTCTAATGATTTCGTGTCATTAAAATATTCAGTAGAGATTTCcatacttttaaatattttttggtttccaaattttaattttaaacaagtTACAATTACGAGTAAACATCATGTCTCCTGAAGACAGTACAACATCTCTACCTTTGGTAAAATCAACGTATAAGAATCTCTTTATACTtggttttgcatttttttgcaaCTTTACAGCGTTTAATGCCCTCAACAACCTTCAAAGTAGCATACATGAAGATAAAAACATCGGTTTAGCTTCACTGTCAGTCATCTATGCTTCAATTGTCATATCGTGTTTGTTTATACCCCCTGTCTTTATCAATAAATGGGGATACAAATACACTATTGTATGTAGCATAAGTGGTTACATATTTTACACTGTAGCACATTTGTATCCAACATGGTGGCTGTTTATGACAGCATCAGTGATTATTGGTAAGCGAAAGTATTTTTTACTTGAAACAACACATTTTACATGTTTACATTTTGGCTTagatgtgtttattttattttttatttatattatttatttatttatttcttcagtgcTTTTGTTTACGTTAATACTTATATTTAACCAGCAAGGATACCTGGTGCGCACAGTTGAGAAAATTAATAGacgttaatttttatttctgacTAAATTTTAGTTCTAGTCATAAGCTAGTATCTGTCAAAAAAATCCACGACACTTCACCCGTCGCTACCTGCAGCTACCATTTGTGTCTAACAGACACCAAGCAATTTAATATAGACTAACCAAGAGACCCGCCTATTGAACACCTGGTCAAGTGTTGGTAGACAATGTTGTACATCTGGGGACTTCTAGTAAAGGTATACATATAAGGCAAATCCAGTGAAGCTCCCACGTTGATACAGCATACTGGGTGTAATAAATTCTTTATAAATTAACTTCCTCATTAACCCATCATAACAAAATTCTGCGGAATAAGTGACAGTGAAAGTTTAGAAATTAATTGTACACCAGGAAGAACGCTTAGTGCAGGTCCACGCCGCAGATTCTTGTGTGAGTGTTTACATCAATGCGCCCTAAGGCGGAATACCCTTTGttacaacttcggtttaaataaaagacATAGGAAAAAACCCGTCATTACAGTTTTCGAAAATCCAAGTTAAAGCCAAAAACGGATAACGTGTTAAATTCAAAATGCCGCAGCTGAATTTTAgggatttttataaaatcaaacctcagcattttaatgactttgcGGTAAGATCAGAGAAGCAACCGCTGCTCTGGTACCATTTTGTGTTATTATCGTTGCTCTGGTACCATTTTACTGACAAATTGACACACAGAATACGGGTAATAATAACTATACTAATCGTTCGCCCGTGgagaatttacgggaattttCCCGTTGCAGcaaagttgataaaaattttttgcttttgtCATTTGTAACTTGACAATTTTGTGCGTGGTTTATCGTGAACCGGTTCTGGGTTCTGGAGTCTGACTAAACCATGACAACGGCTATTAGTACATAgataataaaacaaattattttttttgtttaattttttttgccagtTCTGATGCATGAACGACGAGAGGACTGAATTTGAAGTAGTACAGTACTTTATACCTTATCTTATTTTAGGTATATGTGCAGCACCTTTATGGAATGCCAAAGCATCCTATTTAACAACCATGGCATTGCATCATGCATCATCTGGCAAGAAAAATAAAGACGCTGTCATCACAAGTTTTTTTAGCATATTTTTTATGACGTTTCAACTTTCTCAAGTCAGTGGGAATTCATTATCATCGTTAATCTTAAAGGAAACGTTTGGTAAGTTGATCTGTTTTAGCACTTTATTATGGGcgtgtttttttttggttttttttggtattttttagattgagttaaaaaaaattttatacaaCAGGTTACCTTTTGTAGATACATCCAATTCAACAAACGAAAGTTCTCTATGTGGTTCTGCATACTGCCCATCTACACCGATTGTTTCAACCAATCAGCAAACAGAACACTCCACCGTTGTTACGCTCATCGCAATTTATATAGCATTTGGTGGAACCGCATTACTGTCCGTGTTGCTGTTCTTAAATAATATTGAAATGAAAAATAAGGAAACAAATTCTaagaatataattaaaaaagcatttcaaaGTTTGAGAGACTGGAGGATGGTGTTTCTAATGCCTGTTTCAGCATATACCGGCATGGCCAGTGGATTCGTTTCAGCTGATTTTACCGaggtatttttaagaaaaaatattaaattgattTACTCTTAAAGATATTTATAGATATTTGAGAATGGAATTAGATATTAATTGGTATTGTTTCGTGTGTATTTTATATATACAGACCAAGAATTGCTCAATTTTTAATGGtacatcttttaaaaaactgctctgCCCTTTACTGATCATCTACAATGGGCTGGATTACTGGAATAGCCACTAGCAGCAAGTTTGAgctttatttaacaattttagGCATATGTTACCTGTTCGATTGGTATACAAAAGGTTGGATTGATGATGATCACCTATGGTGCAAGCAACGCAGCGTCATCATATGTTGTGGGAGCTGTGACAAAGTTAGTCGGCCGACCTGCAGTGATATGTGGTGCGACGGTCTTCAACGTTGGAATCATTGCATGGCTTCATCATTGGGAACCCGTTTTTTCACATGTGTTCTTCCTTACTGCCTGTGCACTTGGAATTATCGACGCAGTATGGCAGACACAAACTTATGGTAAGTCTCTCCAATAAGAAACGAACATAAATTATTTTACGTCAGTCtaaatcaattaaaattagGAGGATAGAAgtaaagaaagagaaacattTATATTATAACACCCGTACATGTCTGTCTGtcagtcacgcaaaatggtaccgcaagtagtgaGAGGCAcgcaatgtataaaaagaacgggcgaagccgtggattttccacgggccaccgactagtcttTTATATATCTTTTATATAAACTAGGTTTGACTCTTATGTGATCTTTCTTTGTCAGTTCTCGCGCATAATTATTCGAAATTTGAAATACGGCGCGCTATTTGGTTTGGAATAAACAATTAACATCGCGTCACACTTATagaagcaatttttttattgtttagctAAGCATAGCATAGCTAAGCATTGAAGAACATAAACTCATTGTGACCATTTACAGTTTTTATTGaagtatttattaatttattaattaatttttttttcaatttaaagatttaaagaGGCTCAAAGTGTCACTTTTCTAAGTCACGAggctctaataaaaaaaatgatgaaagcGTTTATACGCAGCTAAAGACAATAACATGAACTTTtcaagaaacaatttttttgtatttctaccATCATATACTTGTATTTCTACCATCATATACATATTTAAAACCTAGAATGAAGCGAAACTTAAATGAGACTGCTGGAGTCCATAACGTTTCTGAACATGATCAATTCTTTCAACATTATTTGGTCAAGCTtaacggttttttaaaaaaggggaaACCCGACGTGACTCCCACGGTTGACAAAATCGTATTGAAAAGTCAGTCCTATGTATGCCCTTCATTAGTGTGTAAATATAATCGCTCCTTactaaaaaatatcaactttGAACTTTTAACTCCAAGACCAGTATTACTTAGTTTTCCAACTTTTATATTAAATAGTAGTTGATAAACTAACAGAGAATATTTACTTCACAAAAGAAAGTTTGTTTGGTAACAGCTATCtggattttttattgtttttattttgttcttttagcCTATTTCGGTATCCTCTTTCATTCAAACAAGGAGATTGCATTCTCtataaatcagttatttcgatccTTTGGTAACACGGTTGCATTTGCATATGGTGATTACTTATGTGTCTCACACAAACTTTACATCTTGGTTTGCGTACTGATTATCAGTGTAATTTTATATGGTGTGGTGGAATTTACTGACAGAAAAAAGGTTGCAGCTCCTGAAAGAGATTTCCTATTATAAATATTCACTTACTGCAGGTAAGAAAATGAGTATAGTTATAATTGGGATTATGCTCCATCGTTTTTCCATTCTGTGTGTTATGCAGTGACAGAATTTTAAGTTAACTTTGAAAGAGAACCTACTTATTAACCAAGTTAAACCTCATCTCAATAGAACTATTACATCATTGCCTTTGGAACTATTCTACCATGAAATTGTTTATattgttcattattttttcattttatataaattcatttgtatttctttttttaataaaaaaccctCGTGAACACGGTGTGCGAAAGCCACCGAAAATTTGTGCAATAAATTAGAAATGTCTTAAACgtattgtttttttctcaacATTCTGCGTCACATCCTTCACCTGTATTTGAACATGTTTAGGACGCTACAATCCCGTCCGTTTTGCAATAATAGGACTAGTTACCCACCTCTAaaagaatatttatttattgatgCTGTTTCACAAAAAGATACAGTTGAACTCGTGTAGTTCGATTCATCTAGGGAtttcaagtttttaaaaaagtcagtaAGAGAAGGTTACTTTGTTTCTGTCGAATCTTCTTTTAAGTGCGTAAAAGCAATTTTATCTCAGGATtcgtattaagaaaaaaattcaacctTACAATATTGAATTACATGAAGAAAAATACGACCGGAGACCCAAGAATCTGTTTGATTTGCATAATTTCTCGAATTAAGTTTTCTTGTAAGGGTTTACTGGTAAATTCTGACGGGACTAATTTAATCAGTAATATCTAATTGTATCATTCAGTTCTCCGTGTAACCTTGTTTCGTTTATTTATAACTGGAATGAACTGAAATGGCTTTTGACTTCCTTAATATGGACAGAACGTGATCTGGTCTTCATGATTGACAACCCTGCCACCCCGAATTACTTTTAAAGAAGCCAGAGGTTTAATTCTTTTACCTTTTTGTAAAATTGATCTACCTCAAAATCTCAATTACAACAGGGTGGTACTGTGGTCGTGCATGTCCGTGTTGACCCTATTAAAACGTGTAAATATAGAGTCACAAAGTTTGACACACAGTCTGTCTGTCGTTTTAAATTCTGACGAGCAGTTCTCGCACAATCGTCAACATGTACATACTGCAAATCTTTAAATATTATATCTAATTGCATTAATTTTTGAGttcaatcaaaacaaactttagaAAAGCGATAAAAATTGCCTGATCAGGAAATGTCACAAGTTCTACACCAGAAAATTATTTCCCGAGGAGTTTAGTGTTTAATTCGATTGTTTAACTTCACTTCAACTAATTTCTATTGAATTACCTTAAATATGTTATGAGTGCATCAAATTACAGCAATCTATGCTCGGTTTATATGATTAACTAGTAATCGCACTTGTTCTCGAAATATGTcgtcatatttttttcattttttagttcTTGTATACTTCACTCGCCTAAAGGCTCATTACATATGTAAACGagaacataaaaaaagtaaaaaagtattTCCGATATTTTTCTCGGCACTGTGCGATAACTTTTACTTATTACCTTGTTGTGAAAAGAAGCAGACTTAATCAATTCAAAACAATTATTTGCCATGGATATTAAATTACAATAATTTATGGCCAGTTTATGTGAAAAACGCAGTATTGCACTAGTTCTTTAGAAACATATTCATCTTTTTGTTGGTCCGTAACGAAAACATTCGCAATAactactatttttattttagttttaaagaATTGCTTCATTTCTTGATCATGTCGTCAATGGAGAAGGTTGCATTAATAAAAAACTCAACTTAAACCTCTTCATAATTGGTTTTGCTTTTTTCTGCAACTTTACAGCATATACATTTCTGCAAAACCTTCAAAGTACTATACACAAGGATAAAAAGATTGGTTTGGCGTCACTCTCAGTTATCCATGCTTCGTTAATGTTATCCTGTTTTTTTCTACCTCCTTTATTAATCAAAAACTTGGGGTGTAAGTACACTATAGCCTTGAGTTCACTTGGCTTTATTCCGTATACTGTTGCACATTTTTATCCAACGTGGTGGATCTTTATGACAGCATCGGTTATTTTAGGCAggatatgaattttttttattgtaccaTTCAAGGTTTAAGTAATTACTACTAGcttttacaaatttaaatttttaatgcaaAACACAGTAGCAAACATTACCACGAGTGATGCCTTTAGTTTTCCATATGAATGAGAATTGTATACCGAGTATTGGATGTATCTTTTGTGAAGTGCTTTCTACAAGTATCGAAATTTATCCCGAATTTATCAGGATTTACAAAATATCTAAAATCATAAACTTTCTGAATGAAGCTTTACATTTTTCGAACTCTGCAAAGTTTGTAGCTATGAAAGCTTTACTCCTGACTTATTAAAAGGGCTTGGCGTTTTTGTTGTCTTTCACTACACTGAAATCCCTCTGCTGTCATATGTTGCATATAGATTATGAGGTAGTGTATAATCTCCTCTTAGCCAGTtacatttgtaattttttattctcTATAGGTACATTTGCAGCTCCTCTGTGGAGCGCAAAAGCATcttatataacaaaaatagcAATGCATTATGCTTCGGTTACCAATGAGAATCCAAGTGTATTAACTACAAAATTTTTTGGAATTTCTCTCACGATGTTTCAACTTTCGCAAATCAGTGGAAATCTATTTTCATCACTCCTTTTAAAAACAGAATCAGGCaactttacttttaaaaataaatacaacgtCTTCTGTAGGCTTTTGATACTTCAAGCCTTCTTATCATTATGTTGTATTTATTTCTTGGTGTTTAACTTATCcaaattttaataaacgttaCTTTTTCAATATAGAATTTTATTTATGTCTATTTGACTTCGTTTCCATTTCTGAGTTGAAATTTGAGCATTTTTTCCAGCGACCGTTCAATCAAAAGATCAAAGTTATGTGTGCGGTTCTTCCTACTGCGCAACACCACACAGTGTTACCGCGAATCAACAAACAGAGCACTCAGGAGTTGTCACCCTGCTTATCATTTTTTTGACGTTAGGTGCGATGGGCGTGGTGTCGACGTTGCTGTTTTTAGATGATATTGAAatagacaacaaggaaacaaatgttaaaaatgtgTTAAGTAAAACATTTCAAAGTTTATTAGACTGGAGAATTTTATTCTTGACGCCAATCTCAGCACTTATTGGTTTGGAGAGTGGGTTCGTTTTTGCAGATTTTAATGAGGTGTATAGCTTATCATCATTATCttaccatcatcatcatcatcacacCTTCGTTATCACCTCGTCACCATAACTATAACCATAATCTAATTATCATTTTACCATCCCCATCACCACCATCACTTAAACTACAAAAGGCAAGCCGATGTTCTTTTATTATTTGGATCACGTTGCTAATAAGATTACGAGGCCTAGTAATAATCGCTTCAAAATTATTTAGAGCTAATAAATTACTTTAAACTTAAGGCATATGTGGCATGTTCGATTGGTATTCCAAAAATTGAACTTTTTATGATTGCATTTGGATTAAGCAACACTTTATCTTCATGCATTGTTGGTTCTATCGCTAAATGGTTGAGCCGACCCGTAGTAATGGCATTTGCCTCAGTGTTGTACTCAGGAGTAATTGTATGGCTTCAAATTTGGCAGCCACAGTCTTCTCTACAATTCCTTCTCTTTTTCATTGCATTTATATTGGGAATGTGTGATGCTGTGTGGCGGACACAGATGTTcggttattattttttatgcaaaactGACATAGTCTGTTATaccattttatataaattccaTCTATAGAAAAAAGCAATTGGTTCCAAGTACTTATtggttttaaacatttatttttagcctATTACGGTATCCTGTTTTATTCCAACAAGGAGATTGCATTCTCTCTGCTTGAACTCTCTTTTTCAGTCACTTGGATATATGGTTGGATATGCGTATGGTGATTACTTGTGTATCTATTACATACTTTTCATTCTACTTTGTTTATCACTCATTTGTGTAATGTTATATGGTCTAGTTGAATGGAgtgaatttaaaaagaatgtaacTCAATAACTATAGAAAAATTGATTGTAATTGATCACTTCGTGATGTGATGCTAGGGACAGTTAATGGCTGTGCAtattatttatgaatttttaaCTTGTTAGGTTGCTGTATTAGAGATAATGACTGAGTATTTATCAGATATTTTCTAATTACCAGCAACCAAcaacattcttgttatttttgaaactttaaaacTACTAGATTGAGATCTATGCACGGCATTAAGTTAACACCTCTCACGCCTAGAAAGAGGGCTGTATCAACAAAATCGACGTTAGGTATTAAGAGCAGTTGTGACCATAAGAAGcgacaattttgatatttttgttcatGAAAAAGAATAGGCTTTTTTGTGttctaaaacattttgttgatcTTACGATTAGATAACATGCGTTACATTTCAACAGCAAAGATCCCTCACTAAATAATGATCATATAcgtttttataagcaaccaaTTTGTTAACAGTCtagcaaattaaaaacaagttaaaCAACTTGATCAGCAATCTTGAAGCCTATCACATCAATCCTTGATTACCTTTTTGCCATCATTAACCTTCTCTGTTTTCTTGAGTGTAATCCCTTTTGCAttgtgaaaattaaaattatggtAATCGCGATTATGGTAGTCGTGATGTTTATTGAAAGTCATGCTCCACGGTCGTGACGAGCCGCACTCTTTGAAGTAGATTATAGGGTTCACACTCCACTACTGTGTCGGTAAATAGATCATATTTAAAGCAATCAGCTAAGCAACGTTAGGTCGAAAAGGCTCTCTGCTCCAAGCAGCCTGACGTCTACTCAAAAATGGGTTTGCTCAGGGTttgttcaaaaatgatttttaggaGTTTTGACCCCGTGCCGATGACGTCGGTCTGCCGAATTAAAAGTAGGATGTTTTCTACTTTTTCGTCAATCGATTGAAATTTATCCAATGAGATTGATTTATACCCACGTGATGTAAAAAAATCGACGAAGAAATGAACTACACTGACAATCGGGAAAAGTGGAAAGTGGCTGagtgcattttaaaaaaacgaaaatttaaTTGCATATTTGATGCAGCAATATTAATACAGTTCTAGTCGATAAACCATGGATAAACCTATGacttcgcctgtcctttatatattgcatttcgtgtttccgtaataggaagcggctttcgcggacacacagacagacagacagacgacggctattattaaaaagactagTCGAAAAggccgtggagaaatccactcagTCAGAAgacaatggaaaataggttgttttacatgttttgatgacgtcagcaacccaaacacaaataaaaaattataaccttgttttcacgttacCGCTAttctgtagagcttaaactgttgatcaagaaaatgtatatattcGTGTGGTTttaatgagcggttaatgagatataagggtttaacatttttctgacgtcagcaacggCCTGTAAAAACCCatattttaagtgcactgtaatggcttctttaatttga contains:
- the LOC130649241 gene encoding protein unc-93 homolog A-like; this encodes MSPEDSTTSLPLVKSTYKNLFILGFAFFCNFTAFNALNNLQSSIHEDKNIGLASLSVIYASIVISCLFIPPVFINKWGYKYTIVCSISGYIFYTVAHLYPTWWLFMTASVIIGICAAPLWNAKASYLTTMALHHASSGKKNKDAVITSFFSIFFMTFQLSQVSGNSLSSLILKETFDTSNSTNESSLCGSAYCPSTPIVSTNQQTEHSTVVTLIAIYIAFGGTALLSVLLFLNNIEMKNKETNSKNIIKKAFQSLRDWRMVFLMPVSAYTGMASGFVSADFTEAYVTCSIGIQKVGLMMITYGASNAASSYVVGAVTKLVGRPAVICGATVFNVGIIAWLHHWEPVFSHVFFLTACALGIIDAVWQTQTYAYFGILFHSNKEIAFSINQLFRSFGNTVAFAYGDYLCVSHKLYILVCVLIISVILYGVVEFTDRKKVAAPERDFLL
- the LOC130648462 gene encoding UNC93-like protein, whose amino-acid sequence is MFRTLQSRPFCNNRTSYPPLKEYLFIDAVSQKDTVELVIRIKKKIQPYNIELHEEKYDRRPKNLSPCNLVSFIYNWNELKWLLTSLIWTERDLGGTVVVHVRVDPIKTCKYRVTKIASFLDHVVNGEGCINKKLNLNLFIIGFAFFCNFTAYTFLQNLQSTIHKDKKIGLASLSVIHASLMLSCFFLPPLLIKNLGCKYTIALSSLGFIPYTVAHFYPTWWIFMTASVILGTFAAPLWSAKASYITKIAMHYASVTNENPSVLTTKFFGISLTMFQLSQISGNLFSSLLLKTESGNFTFKNKYNVFCRLLILQAFLSLCCIYFLVFNLSKF
- the LOC130649242 gene encoding uncharacterized protein LOC130649242, with product MGVVSTLLFLDDIEIDNKETNVKNVLSKTFQSLLDWRILFLTPISALIGLESGFVFADFNEPITVSCFIPTRRLHSLCLNSLFQSLGYMVGYAYGDYLCIYYILFILLCLSLICVMLYGLVEWSEFKKNVTQ